The Clostridia bacterium genome includes a window with the following:
- a CDS encoding PRC-barrel domain-containing protein: protein MNVGRKLVGRPVILQETGAKVGRIKDVIYDPNERRILGLKVEQDGLWPRVVLVPWYLVRVDNDAVLVESDNISEARLGTEASAISELVGAPVVTETGQQVGNVADVVFTKSWDKVEGVELSEGVIPDFIDGRNIVLQDNIVAWGKDGIVVHGALVPEQEEKR from the coding sequence TTGAATGTTGGTCGCAAACTGGTAGGCCGACCTGTTATCCTGCAGGAAACAGGCGCCAAAGTGGGTCGAATAAAAGATGTAATCTATGATCCAAATGAGCGCAGGATACTGGGCCTAAAAGTTGAGCAGGACGGCCTTTGGCCCCGGGTGGTTTTGGTGCCATGGTATCTTGTTAGAGTTGATAACGACGCAGTGCTGGTCGAGTCGGATAATATATCCGAAGCTAGATTGGGAACTGAAGCTAGTGCTATAAGCGAGTTGGTGGGAGCGCCGGTGGTAACGGAAACTGGACAGCAAGTTGGCAATGTAGCCGATGTGGTGTTCACCAAGTCGTGGGATAAGGTTGAAGGGGTTGAGCTGAGCGAGGGGGTAATCCCTGACTTCATAGATGGACGCAATATTGTTTTGCAAGACAACATTGTGGCATGGGGGAAAGATGGAATAGTAGTCCATGGCGCGCTGGTGCCGGAACAGGAGGAGAAGCGGTGA